Below is a genomic region from Aricia agestis chromosome 16, ilAriAges1.1, whole genome shotgun sequence.
gacagacagacagacagacagacagacagacagacagacagacagacagacagacagacagacagacagacagacagacagacagacagacagacagacagacagacagacagacagacagacagacagacagacagacagacagacagacagacagacagacagacagacagacagacagacagacagacagacagacagacagacagacagacagacagacagacagacagacagacagacagacagacagacagacagacagacagacagacagacagacagacagacagacagacagacagacagacagacagacagacagacagacagacagacagacagacagacagacagacagacagacagacagacagacagacagacagacagacagacagacagacaggcaggcaggcaggcaggcaggcaggcaggcaggcaggcaggcaggcaggcaggcaggcaggcaggcaggcaggcaggcaggcaggcaggcaggcaggcaggcaggcaggcaggcaggcaggcaggcaggcaggcaggcaggcaggcaggcaggcaggcaggcaggcaggcaggcaggcaggcaggcaggcaggcaggcagacagacagacaggcaggcaggcaggcaggcaggcaggcaggcaggcaggcaggcaggcaggcaggcaggcaggcaggcaggcagacagagttaggttaggttaggttaggttaggttaggttaggttaggttaggttaggttaggttaggttaggttaggttaggttaggttaggttaggttaggttaggttaggttaggttaggttaggttaggttaggttaggttaggttaggttaggttaggttaggttaggttaggttaggttaggttaggttaggttaggttaggttaggttaggttaggttaggttaggttaggttaggttaggttaggttaggttaggttaggttaggttaggttaggttaggtttttttttttttttttttttttttttttttttttttttttaaataactgtcGGTATTTATTTTCCGGCAGCCTTATATCATTACAACTTAACACAGggaaataaaaagtatgcttggttttttttttttttttttttttttggtttcgtgCCGAGGTCTTCTTCTTCGTCTTCATTTCTCGTTTTTCATAATGTCTTTGATGTTTTCCTTCTTTATGTCCATGTTAAGTACCTGCTCCGTCTCCCAGCGCATTTTCCCAAATATGGGGCAATCTATTAGGCAATGTAATACCGTTTGTGTCGATGTATTATCGCATGTGCATGTTTtacagttttgttttattttgaatCTCTCAAGATACTCTCCAAATCCGCCGTGTCCAGTAAATATTTGGGCTGTGATGTTGTCTTTCTTTATTTTGGAGAGTATCTTGTGTGCTTCTTTTAGGTCTTCGAAAAAGGTTCTTATGAGTTTATCTGCTCTTTCATCATCATATTGGTTCTGGTATTTTTCAATGGTGGATTGCCTTATAAGGTATTTCACTGCGCTTAGTGGGACTGCGTCATATGCCGGAGTTGTTTTGGCTTTTGTAGCCTCCTTGGCAAGGTGGTCGGCTCTCTCGTTACCCTCCAAGCCTATGTGTGCCTTGATCCAGTACCTTTGTTATTATGGGCTGGTcgtattttactttatttgtaATAAGTACTGCCTGGGTCTTGTGTGCTGCGAATCTTAGTTTGTTTTCTCTGCCCCATTTCTCTATCTCTTCCAGTGCCTTGTTTGCTCTATCTTGGACCTGAGTGGCATTCGTTCCCGATGCAATTAGTACGAGGTCGTCGGCGAAGGCTTGAAGATGTGCCTCTAGGTTTTCTGCTGCTTCCAAGAGGGGGTCCATTAGTAAGTCCCACATCGGGGGTCCACCCACTGAGCCCTGGACACAACCTTTCTCAGTCTCCTTCTCGATTTTATGTCCTGCGTAGGTCAGTTCGATCTTCCTCTCCTTTAGGTAGTCTCCGAAGGTTCGGCTCAGGTGTTTGTTAACCTTTTTCTTTTTCAGTTGCAGTTTGATTTGAGGCCACCATGCATTGTCAAACGCCCCTTCGATGTCTAGTGAGATGAGGACCACTATTTTCCGTTTTTTAACCTCATCTCTTACTAGCTCTATTGCATCGTAAAGGGCGTCTTCTGTGCTTCTCTGTGGCATGAACCCATACTGTCGAGGATTGAGGCCGTCCCTTCCGAGTTCCCATAATAGTCTTCTACAGAGTATCTTTTCAAATATCTTTCCCAGGATTGGGAGCAGACCTATCGGTCTGTAAGATTTCGGGTTACTGTAATTGTCTTTTCCAGGTTTTTGTAATATGATTACAGTAGCTACTTTCCAGATCCTGGGGAAGCATCCGTTCTTTAGGCAGGCATTGAATAGGGCTACCATTGTTTTTGGGCTTGCTCTGAATGCGTTGTGCAAGATGTCTGCTGTTAGGCTGTCATTTCCGGGAGCTTTTTTAGGGTTTAGGTCTTTTATTGTCGTTTCTATTTCGTTTTCTGTTATTAAGGTTAGGTCATCATAGTAGTGTGGATCTGTCTCATTTTTGTTAATGTCATCTATGTAGTTGTCGGCTTCTGTCCTAATCAGTTTATGTTGTGTTGTGTCGCTCTCATGTCTGTCGTTTGGGTAGAATGTATCAGCAAGTAGTTTAGCTGATTCGTATTCGTTACATTCTTTATCGTTGTTTTTCAGTAATTGTTCTTCACTTCCCTTTTTGGTTAATTTCATTATTCGGTAGATTCTGTCCCATAGGCTCTCTCTCTTTTGTGACGAGCAGAAGTTCTTCCAGCTGGCTGTTTTTGTGGTGAGTATCATTTCTTTATATTCATTTAATGCTTGTAGGTAATTTTGCACGACTACTTCTTTTCTATGTGTGTTTGCCTTCTTTATTTTTCGTCTCAGTGTTTTAACTTCTCTTTTCTTCTCTTTCAGTTCCTGGGTCCACCATTTTatcgtttttattttgttttcttccAGCTTAGGTATTGTTTTGTCACTTGCCTCTATTATGAtttctgtatatatttttactaattcaTTTACGTTTTGTTTATCTTTTATTCTATCTATTTCAGGTGGTGTGATATTTAGTGCGGTTAGTCTGTCTACTATTTCTTCTCTTAATTCTGTCCAGTTGGCTTTGGATGTCTTATATTTCCTAGTTGTTCTTTGGATTATTGTTGTCTTTTCTTTTTCAGGGTTCCCGTCTATGCTGATAGTGAAGGTTATGGCCCTATGGTCTGATGTTGTGATTAATTCTTTATCTACCTTCCAGGTGCTGACAAGTCTGGCGGTTGCTGCGCTGCAGAAGGTGAGATCAACAACGCTCGTGTAGGGGATACCTCTCCTGATTGTGTAGAAGGTAGGTGTGTTTCCTTTATTTAGTATTTCCAGGTCTTTACTGGCTAGGTATTCTGCTAATATTTCTCCTCTCTTGTCTTCCATATTACTTCCCCACCATTGGCTTTTGGAGTTGACATCGCCGCCCAGGATTAGCAGGTTTGTTTCCATATCGTTTATTACTGTGTCCAGTTCTTTGATTTGGTCTTCTATGTTTTCGTATTCTTCCCAGTAAATCGATATCAGTGCCAGTTCCTTGTTGTTGGTCAGGGTGATTTTAGTCCCTACTATATTTTCTGTCTGCCATTTGTCTTTCGTAAGAGTTCTGACGTTTGGGTCCAAAATTATAATGGCTGCCTTTACAGGTTTGATTCTGTTGCTGGTTTTCTGGATGGTATTGTATCCACACGTCAGCACTCCAGATGCTCCTACATAGGGTTCCTGGATGAGGACTGCTATAAATTTACCGGTAGTTGTTGCTTGAATTGTTTCAACAGTCGCGGTTTGGCCTCTGCCTGCATTAATTTGTGCTATTTTAATATCTTTCGTGGTTCCAGGGGCAACTTTAGCAGTAACTGATCTTATCTCTTGCTAGTCTGTCCCATCTGCACCATGTGGGGCAGTCTGCAGAGTACGATGGGTGAGCTGAGTCGCGACAGTTTATGCATTTAGGTGGGCCGTTTCTATTTGGACATTGTCTGGTGTCATGAGGTTGTGCACAGTATCCACATGTTAGGTCTCCCGTGCACACCTTTGCTGTGTGTCCAAAAGCTAGGCATCTGTAGCACTGGATTACTGGTGATTGGTCAACTATTGGTATTATCTGGAAGCCTATGTGTACCTTATTTCCTACTAATAGGTTCCAGATCTTAGGTGATGTTTCTAATATCACGTTTGCCAGTTCTTTAGTTCGTCCTCTTATCCTTCTTACTATCTTTATCTCTTGTGGGTCTtcgttatttataattttgttttgttttatcagTGCCTCGGGTATTTGGTTGTTTGGGATGTCATTTGTTAGCCCTATGAGTTTAAGTTGGGGGTTTTTATTTTCCAGTTCGTGCATTCTAAAGGATTTGTTGGTTTCtaaattttgtttcagtttCTCTCTGTCTTCTGTGGTGTTGCAGCCTATTATTACTCTTTGGTTCGTTATTTTTCGAACTGTGTTTATCCCCAATCCCAGGTCAATCACATTTACATCAGTTTTTATTCTCTGTAATATGTCTTCTGCCGTTTGTTGTTTGTCATCGGAtgctatacatattttaaagttCGTTTTCCTTTTCTTTGCTACGTCGGCGTAGGTCTTTGGTGGTTTTCCGTCTGTTTCATTTGTTTCAgggtttatttcttttttattttgggTTCTTTCTCTTTTCAGGTCGTCAAGTGCTGTTTTGATGGGGCTTATTAGTTCTGCTGTGGTGTCTATTGTTtcttttaatttacttttcaGGTCGCGGACTTCGATGGAGATGTTATCaggtaagtttattttatttctttgctcTGCATCGTTTTTTAGTTCTTCTATAGCTATTCTTATTGGTGTTATGAGTTCTGCTGTCGTATCTGTCGATTCTGCTATTTTCCTTTTCAGGTCTTGTATATTGGTTGAGATGCAGTTGTAGGGATCTTTTAATTCCTGTATCTTCTCTCTTATTTCTTTTAGGTCATTTCTCCAGTCCACCGAGATGTTATGTGTCTGGGTATTTGTGTCCGTTGTTGTGTTTACTTCCACTGTTTTGTCATTTCTGCTTAGGCTTTTGATCGTTTGTTTCAGTTCCGCCATTTCTTCTAGTATTTTTGTTGTTTCAGGATTGGGGGTGTCGTTTTGTTCGATTTGTTGCTCTTTGCCGAGGTGTAATAAAGGTAGGTTGTTATATTTGTGAATCATTTCAGTTATGTGGCGTCGCAGCGTGTCGAGTTGGTTGGTAATTGTGCTAGagtttttgtttagtttttctatttctgttGATAATTTATTCCATTTTTCCCCCTCGTCGCTTTTTTCTTTGTTGTATGATGCTTTCAGGTGTTTTTCTATGTTTTTGAGTGATGTTCCTGCCTCCTCCATTTCTTTAAAGGGTACTTTTGTTTCGAAATTGAGCCATTTAATTATGTTTTCTGTTTCCTTTAGTATACTTTGTGTTTCTATTCTGGTTTTATTTATCTCTTCTGCTAGGCTTTCTTTTAACAGTCGCATCTCTTTTGAGTGGGCTCTTTCTACTCTCACAAGCTCGATTGCGTTTCTCCTTTTTTCCTGTTCTAAGTTGAATTTGTGTCTGGATCTTGAGTCAGAGAGTGCCAGGCAGGTTTCGTATAGAGTTTGTAGGCCCTCGAGTGCTATAGTCTTGCACTCTCTTTTCATGTTTCCAGCTTCTTCAAGTGCTGTTTTGGCTTTATGAAGGGTTTCGTTGGCTAGTTTAGTGGCCTCGTCCATGGCCACTCCTGCCCCTTTTCTGTGGTGTGTAGGGAGCATGCTTAGTCTGCCTCTGTTCGACATTCGTGAGCCTGTGGATTCTTCATCTGTGTCGATGATGCTCCCCGGTAAGTCTCCTTCTGATAGGGCAGGGTCTAGTTCCATGAGTTTTGAGGATGGGCTCTTAAAGTCCTCTTGTGTTTCCGAGTCCGCTATCAGGGAAGCTGCGGCTTGTCTAATTTGTCCTTCCAATATTCTGTCCCTGAGGCCTCTTTTAGATTTTGTAGACCCGGTAGGACTTTTTGCTCGTTGTTGCTTTGACATCTTACTTAGGTTAAGCTTCTTTTCAGGTGTTGCTGTTGCTCCCGTTGATGCAGTGGCTTCGCAGGTAAGtactaatgttttatttattttacaggtgCTGCAGGTGTTCCAGGAGTTCCGGTCTTCAGAGTGTGCCGTCGTCACTCTCCTCCGGTGCAGGTCCCCGAAAACCGCAGCTTTCTGCGACGTCTGGAAGCCTCTAGGTAGGTTTTTGTATCTCCAGGGGTTAACCCCTTTTTCCAGGTGTTCGAGGTCTATGCGTCAGGATAGAGCTTTGGCCGCTTGTTTACTTAGTGAAAACCTCGTCTCTCTACGAGGTATAGGAGCGGAGATATCGGCGTTTTAAAATTTCCAAGATGGCGGCCAAATTTCAGTCTGGAAAATAGATATTCTGCTGCTTCCTCGTCCTTCGGTGTAATCACGCCGAGTTTGGGCTCGTTCTTCAGGGTTTTTGAAGCCCTTCCTGGATATCCAGGTCTCGTTCTCAGATTCGACCTTGAATTTTTTGTGGCCCCGATATGGTTTAAATTTGAGGAAGGGGTAGCTGGAGTGCTGCCTTTAATGTGGAAAGAAACCGCGTCTCTCTAGGTCCTCGGGGAGCGGAGTTATGACCACTTTTGTCAGGCGTTTGACAGATGACGAACTGTCAATGTCACTTTTTGGTGGCCGTTTTCTCAGTGACCGATTGACTAGGATAGGGCGTGCTTGGGCTTGTTGGCCTCGGCCTGAGCTCCTCTATCAGTTTCCGGTGTCagatttaagaaaaaatttttggaaattttttataacttttccGGGATTTTAAAGTCTTGACCCCCCGGGATGTGTAGCTGGGCTCGTGTGTCACTCGGAGTCGAAAACCGCTTCGTTCTCTGGCTTCTGGTTTCGGAGTTATAGGCCTCTAAACTTTTTCAAAATGGCGGACGAAATGTCAAAGTTGATCTTTTTCGGCCTGTAACTCCGTCAGTTTTTATTTGCCCGGATCGCGGTTTCCTCCTAGGGGGGGTATCTGTACCTGATCTAGATGGTGGTGGGTGAATTTGGGGGGGTTGCAAATCGCACTTTTTCCCCCCTTTTTATCACTCTGCCGGGTTCTCCTCGTTAAGCCCTTTCTGGCAATGTGTCGCACGCCTCTGTCCGATGACTGGTTCGGGAGTAATAAGcctttaaatttttccaagatGGCCGTCAAAATGGCTGCCGAAACGTTTTTTGGCTCTAGCTCCCGTTCCAGAAGTCCTAGAAAGGCGTGCGAGGGCTCGTTTGAATCCTCTCGGTATCTGCCGTCTATTCCCGGTGCTTCCTTATTTTTATTCCCTGCCGTTCCTGTTTTATCCagattttttaccttttttggaATAACTCTCGTTCCGGTGGGGCCAGGGGCACGCGGTTTGGGGAGTTTGATGGGGAGTGAATGTGGGCAGCCTCTGGTGCAGTTCTGGCGTGTGCAGCTGGTTCCTGGTCGTGGCAGTAGCCGCTTTTCAGGAAATAAGTTTTTCCGCTTTTTCTCCGGGTTGGTGTTCCGGACCACCTACCTTTTTGCAGCGGGCTgcttaagtacttatttatgcCAGCCAATGCCGTCGTCCAATCCCACGCGTCTCCAAAGGCGCCTCGACTGGAAGTATTTGAATTTTCTAATTTCTAATAGCAATAGCTCACCCCCTGTGTTTccaaaaatttttctttttgcaGATTTTGTATACTCCTGCAGACTTCTTCGTGGTTCACTATTCACTTTTTAACTAGGGCCTTTCTTTCGCCGACCTCGTGGTGACGCCAAAATCTTAAACACAAGGTCAAGCGTACTTCCCTTAGGtctataattttgaaaatcacaaTTCTAACAAAGGTCACTGTCCCCTACAATGTCCACTTAGTATCACTAAAATCCTTACACTATTACGTCTTTTATCGTACTttgaagtttttaaatttttacacaaTAGGTTTTTCACACTTTTCAGCACTTTTCCGATGTTTTTAAGACTTGATCGAATCACCCGCGTGTGGGGGGCATTGAGACGAATCCAACGGtggtaaaattttgaaaatccgttCACTTTTACCCACTTTTCCGAATTTTTTACGCGGAGCGATTACAAAAAGCGTGTGCTCGGGACGAGATTCGGCACGAAaactgggttaggttaggttaggttaggttaggttaggttaggttaggttaggttaggttaggttaggttaggttaggttaggttaggttaggttaggttaggttaggttaggttaggttaggttaggttaggttaggttaggttaggttaggttaggttaggttaggttaggttaggttccccccgatggttgcacgccttgtcgtggcggtggggcttagtaaccgcggcttggacaaccgcggtgaagcaaagaggcaaccagggccggccggtgtcgccgcctggcccgaggagggcgctcccagcggactggaggagtccgctgcggatgcgcaccgaggtggggccgcagaggaagaggcaagtaggtattacggtgcgccgcttgccctatcctctgcggccgaggacggatcgcgggggggagaggcattgtggtaggttgccgctttccctaccccccctgcgagctggcggggccgttccgcttgaacggcattggtggggccgcagaggaagaggcaagtaggtattacggagcgccgcttgccctatcctctgcggccgaggtgtggtcggtggcagagccacagacctgatctgccacatggcctccaagtagcagactcggggggcgtctgctacagccttattgggggccgaggaggagggcgcacgtgttgtgcgcccatcgtggagtcttcgggccgctggcggggtcacagatgtgtgtatcgttcctgtggccccgtcaatacgcggcgtggcggaagatgggggggggttttagtgggtataccgtggtctcattagctacgggagtcccacataaccactcgggtcgccccctgcgcctgggtggtatgcgtaatgcatttccccctccgggaaaaaaaaaaaaaaaaaaaaaaaaaaaaaggttaggttaggttaggttaggttaggttaggttaggttaggttaggttaggttaggttaggttaggttaggttaggttaggttaggttgggggcgataccggtccgtccacgttcgtgtccctgggcgcctgggtgcgccgccccgccctttacacggggtgaggcactcaggatggctgaacgccggtctttCCTATCTTTCTTCTCGTTTTATAGTATACTCTTCGCTTgcgttattttgtttttgtattactATCCTTCACCATCTTTTCTACCCTGTCCTTCATTTTTGTTTACTCTTCTATACattattgtttgtttgtgtgtgaAAATCTGTGTGTGATTCTGTGATGGATAGGCCTGTGGGCCCCGAACCCTAAACTGGTAACGTCCGGTGACGGGGTGCATGGCGAGTCGGTGACTACGCATCGAGGACGTGGGGCAGACTCACCCCTCAATGATCAAAACATGGAAGGTTGCATCGACAAAAATATTCCCCGGGCGGGTACCAACAATGTTGGAGAATCCCGCACCCCCTCAGAGGAGGGGGTCTGGCCCATGTATACGGGGGGCGCCACCGCTGCAATGAAGGAGAGTAGGAGGAGTGAGGAGAAAAACGACTTTGGCAATGTATCACTGGACGATGAGAGGCAATCTGACTTGGCTGCTATGACGACGGCGAGTGAGGGTGATGGTGGATCGCGAGCGGTAACGCCCGCATCCATTGGCGCGGGTCCTTCGCGATTTTATGGAAGACCCGAGAGCGGAAGCGACGAGAGCGGCAACGAGACCGCCGCCTCTCGGAGCCAGGACCGAGGCAGTGAAAGGGAGAGGGAGAAGATAAGGGCCACTTACCGGCGCAAGAGGCGCGGAAGTGACCTGGAGAACAGCCCTGAAAAGGACAAAGGAGTGGCTTTAAAGCCCTCATCAAAAAGAGGAAGAGGCAGACCGCCCACCACAGGGCAATATGTTGGTCTAGCCAAGTCTAAGAGGGAGTACCTCGAACTCAAGGAGAAGGAGATAGCGATGGAAGCGGAGAAGGAGGTCCTGGAAATGACGAAGAAGTTACCAGAGCTACGGTCCCACCGGCTCTCGGAGGCTTCACTCTCCGATTGTGCGATGACAGAGGACGAAGTGGTCACGGCGGAGAAACTGGGCTCAGCCATAACCCAGAGTCTGGACGCCATCCTCGCGGTGACCCAAAAGTCCAAAAACTTGAAAGGGACATCGATTGCGGCCTTGAAAAAGGCGACCTGCACTATACGGGAGGCGAGCTCCGCCCTCCTCAGCAGGTCAGCATCGGAGGAGACAAGAGCCCTGGTAGAAGCAAACACCCGCCTCTCCAGAGAGCTCGACGAGATGAAGAAGGAGTTGGAGGCCGTCAAGCGCAAGCTCGCTGACGCACAACCACATACGGCTCCCAAGACCGTCCAAGAGCCGAATATGGAGGAGATACTGCAGCGAGCAATGCGCGAGGCGGTGTCTCTTATGAACGCCCGCATGGACGCGAGACTGGAAGGGCTTGAGGCTCGGCTCCTGCCGGAACCTCGCCTGCGGCCCCCATTAGCTGCAGACAAGAAGAGGGATAGTGCCGTTTCGACCTCATCTGGCACTAGGCCCCAACAGGCTGAAAAAGAAAGTGAGACTCCGCCTCCGCCGGAGCCATCAGTTTCTACACTGATGCCTCCGACGAACCCGGGTCCGAAACCGAAAAGGACGAAGAAGGGGCGAAAGTCTGCCGCCGCCGCTGAGGCTGCAGCCGCGAGGCGCGACACAGTGACAACGGCAGCAGGGTCACAGCCAGCCGCCACTCCTTCATGGACAGAGGTAGTAAAAAGAGGGAAAGGCAAGGCACCGAGGACGGTGGAAGTAAAGAAAAAGGTGCAAAAGAAAAAGGAGAAGAAAAAGAAGGACAAACAGCTCCGCGCTCCGAAAACTGCAGCCGTAGTGCTAACGCTGCGCCCGGACGCGGAGAAGAACGGTGTCACCTACCAGAGTGTCATCGACAAAGCCAAGCAGCACCTGGATCTGACTGCGTTAGACATAGCAGCGGTCAAATTCAAGCGGGCCGTGACCGGGGCCCGTATGTACGAGGTCTCGGGTACTGCCTGCAAGGAGAAGGCAGACGCTCTGGCGGGTAAACTGAAAGAAATAGTGGGAGAGGACATGGTACACGTATCGCGGCCACAGAAATGTGCTGAGTTACGAATTGCGGGTCTCGATGACTCGGCGTCGGCGGCAGAAATCGCGACTGCTGTAGCGAGAACGGGCGGCTGTCGCGCCGAAGATGTTAGAGTCGGAGAGATTCGCGTAGACAGGAGAGGTCGCGGCTCGGCTTGGGTCAAATGCCCGGTCGAGGCCGCAAAACAAGTGACGGCGCCGAACGCTAAAGTTTATGTCGGTTGGACCGTAGTGCAGGTGACTCTGCTCTCCGCGCGAAAAATGCGGTGCTTTAAGTGCCACGAAGAGGGCCACACCCGGGCGACGTGCTCGTCAGAGATCGATCGCAGTGAGCTCTGCTTCCGCTGCGGACAACCGGGCCACTCGACCAAGCAGTGTGGGAATCCTCCTCACTGTGCACTGTGCGAGGCAAGACAGAAGCCGGCGGACCACATCGTAGGCAGTCGTCGCTGCGACAAGTCTGCCCCTCCCAGCAAGAAGAAACGGAAAGGCCCTGAAAAGAGCCAAGCACCGAAAAAGACCGCCATAACACCTACGGCGGCCTCTAGTGCCAGAGCGGACCCTATGGAAGCCCAATAACGGCCACCATACGATTTCTTCAGGGCAACCTGAACCACTGCGCCCAGGCGCAGGATCTCTGGGTTCAGGCTCTTCTGCAGTGGGAAATCGACGTGGCCGTTATTGCAGAGCCGTACCGCGTCCTGGAAAGGGGTGATTGGTTGGGAGATGTCAACTCGTCGGTCGCCTTGGTCTTTGGTCCCAAAATCGTGCCTCCTTCGTCGAGGAATTCGATAAGGGGCCGTGGATTCGTTGTCGCCATCTTGGGGACCCTCACCGTAGTGGGGGTTTACTTCTCCCCGAATAGGCCGATCGTCGAGTTAGAGGCGCTCTTGCTCCGCCTGACCGCCGTCGTAGAGGGGTCGACTCAACCCGTAGTCGTCGCCGGAGACTTCAACGCGAAGTCACCGTTGTGGGGCTCCCCGGCGACGAATGCGAGAGGTCGCTTGATGGAGGAATGGTTGGCTGCCACCGGTTTGGTCCTGGCGAATCGTGGGGCGACCAGCACATGCGTCCGGCGGCAGGGAGAGTCCATAGTAGACCTGACCCTAGTCAGCCCTGCCATCGCTCAACACGTAACAGAATGGAGGGTCCTGAGTCGTACTGAGACTCTATCGGACCACCTCTACATTCGCTTCGTTATTTCTCACTTGACGGAGCAAGGCCGCACAATTTCACCTGGTGCTGGCCCGAGGTGGTCCCTGAAGAAGCTGGACCGCGACATCCTAAAGGAGGCAGCGGCTGTCGTATCGTGGGCACCTCTCCCATCGGAGGACGTAGAGGAGTGCGTGGAGTGGCTAACTGAGGCGGCGCACAACATCTGCGACGCCTCGATGCCCCGCGCTGGCCCGGTTCCGCCCAGACGCCAGACATACTGGTGGAGCCCGGACCTGAAACGCCTTCGAGAGGAATGTGTAGCGGCCCGACGCCGTTACCTACGGTACCGCAGACGGCGGATCCGAAATGCGGAAGAGGAAGACGCCATCTATGATGGATACCGCTCAGCGCGACACCACCTGCGCGACGCCATCAGAACGGCGAAGAGAGAGGCTTGGGAGGATTTCCTGAGAACTCTGGAGCAGGACCCGTGGGGCAGACCCTACAAATGGGTGAGGCAAAAGCTTCGCCCTGCTGCCCCACCCCTCACTCAGTCCTTGCAGCCGGATCTCTGCAGATCCATTGTTTCGGCCCTATTTCCACCTAGGGCCGAGTGGTCCCCACCATCCATGGCACCACCAACTGCGGAAcccgaagaggaggaggaaaTTCCCCCAGTCTCAGCCGGAGAACTGGCAGCGGCGGTACATAAGATGAGCCTTCAGAATAAGGCCCCTGGCTTGGATGGAGTCCCCGGTCGTGTCTGGGTGCTAGCGATGGAGCACATGGAAGCGCGTGTGCTCGCCGTACTGAACTTGTGTTTGGTACAGGGGCGAGTTCCACGTCGCTGGAAGACGGGCAAACTCGTGCTACTCAGAAAGGCCGGGCGACCAGAAGACCAGCCGTCTGCCTATCGTCCCATAGTGTTGATCGACGAGATCTGCAAGACGTTTGAGAGGATCATCGTCGCACGCCTCAACCGTCATCTTGAGAGCGTTGGTCCCAACCTGAGCGATGCTCAGTTCGGGTTTCGGTCTCGTCGATCAACAATAGACGCGGTGGCACGGATTCGGTCAATCACGGAGCAGGAAATCTCTCAAGGCGGGGTGGTGTTGGTTGTCTCGTTGGAC
It encodes:
- the LOC121735065 gene encoding uncharacterized protein LOC121735065, whose amino-acid sequence is MEGCIDKNIPRAGTNNVGESRTPSEEGVWPMYTGGATAAMKESRRSEEKNDFGNVSLDDERQSDLAAMTTASEGDGGSRAVTPASIGAGPSRFYGRPESGSDESGNETAASRSQDRGSEREREKIRATYRRKRRGSDLENSPEKDKGVALKPSSKRGRGRPPTTGQYVGLAKSKREYLELKEKEIAMEAEKEVLEMTKKLPELRSHRLSEASLSDCAMTEDEVVTAEKLGSAITQSLDAILAVTQKSKNLKGTSIAALKKATCTIREASSALLSRSASEETRALVEANTRLSRELDEMKKELEAVKRKLADAQPHTAPKTVQEPNMEEILQRAMREAVSLMNARMDARLEGLEARLLPEPRLRPPLAADKKRDSAVSTSSGTRPQQAEKESETPPPPEPSVSTLMPPTNPGPKPKRTKKGRKSAAAAEAAAARRDTVTTAAGSQPAATPSWTEVVKRGKGKAPRTVEVKKKVQKKKEKKKKDKQLRAPKTAAVVLTLRPDAEKNGVTYQSVIDKAKQHLDLTALDIAAVKFKRAVTGARMYEVSGTACKEKADALAGKLKEIVGEDMVHVSRPQKCAELRIAGLDDSASAAEIATAVARTGGCRAEDVRVGEIRVDRRGRGSAWVKCPVEAAKQVTAPNAKVYVGWTVVQVTLLSARKMRCFKCHEEGHTRATCSSEIDRSELCFRCGQPGHSTKQCGNPPHCALCEARQKPADHIVGSRRCDKSAPPSKKKRKGPEKSQGNLNHCAQAQDLWVQALLQWEIDVAVIAEPYRVLERGDWLGDVNSSVALVFGPKIVPPSSRNSIRGRGFVVAILGTLTVVGVYFSPNRPIVELEALLLRLTAVVEGSTQPVVVAGDFNAKSPLWGSPATNARGRLMEEWLAATGLVLANRGATSTCVRRQGESIVDLTLVSPAIAQHVTEWRVLSRTETLSDHLYIRFVISHLTEQGRTISPGAGPRWSLKKLDRDILKEAAAVVSWAPLPSEDVEECVEWLTEAAHNICDASMPRAGPVPPRRQTYWWSPDLKRLREECVAARRRYLRYRRRRIRNAEEEDAIYDGYRSARHHLRDAIRTAKREAWEDFLRTLEQDPWGRPYKWVRQKLRPAAPPLTQSLQPDLCRSIVSALFPPRAEWSPPSMAPPTAEPEEEEEIPPVSAGELAAAVHKMSLQNKAPGLDGVPGRVWVLAMEHMEARVLAVLNLCLVQGRVPRRWKTGKLVLLRKAGRPEDQPSAYRPIVLIDEICKTFERIIVARLNRHLESVGPNLSDAQFGFRSRRSTIDAVARIRSITEQEISQGGVVLVVSLDITNAFNTLPWETIKEALRYHRVPRYLRRTIGDYLSERSVQYPTEDGWEEQEVDCGVPQGSALGPELWDLGFDHVLRGANLPGVELVAYADDTAVVCRAKTHREATILATAAVAQVVRRIQALGLTVALNKTEAIIFHGPRNAPPPGLTIIVGGTSIQIASTMTYLGLVLDSRWTFKEHFRRLSEKVTKAAGALASLLPNLGGPSLTCRRLYMGVIRSMVMYGAPIWAEDLAAVNRQALGRLQRIMATRAVRGYRTISRDAACLLAGSVPWDLDAKTLADVYWRSAEVRAGGSNPLPEAVRRWREEANDRALEEWEERLAEPRVSVDLILAIRPVFREWLGRKNGALSFRLTQVLTGHGCFGRYLCEIAGREETTRCHHCGEDRDTAAHTLTACPSWIPQRAALTAAIGQDISLPAMVRAMLRSELEWKAVENFSEEVIAAKEEAERDREREALDPQRRRRPRRQRVIQNDNLPS